The following proteins are encoded in a genomic region of Candidatus Alcyoniella australis:
- a CDS encoding GTP-binding protein, whose translation MAKEKYNRNKPHLNVGTIGHIDHGKTTLTSAITKVMSDKG comes from the coding sequence ATGGCCAAGGAAAAATACAATCGTAATAAGCCACATCTCAATGTTGGTACGATTGGTCACATCGATCACGGCAAGACGACGTTGACCAGTGCGATTACCAAGGTGATGTCTGATAAAGGGTT